The Bemisia tabaci chromosome 5, PGI_BMITA_v3 genome includes a window with the following:
- the rept gene encoding ruvB-like 2, with the protein MAGISNAQVHEVREITRIERIGAHSHIRGLGLDDSLEPRKISQGMVGQLQARRAAGVVLGIIREGKIAGRAVLLAGQPGTGKTAIAMGMSQALGTEAPFVCMAGSEIYSLEMSKTEALTQAIRKSIGVRIKEETEIIEGEVVEVQVDRPATGVGVKIGKLTLKTTEMETIYDLGNKMIESLMKEKVQAGDVITIDKATGKISRLGRSFTRARDYDATGPQTRFVQCPEGELQKRKEVVHTVSLHEIDVINSRTHGFLALFSGDTGEIKSEVRDQINAKVSEWREEGKAEIVPGVLFIDEVHMLDIECFSFLNRALEDEMAPVVITATNRGITRIRGTSYSSPHGIPLDLLDRMIIIPTIPYTEQELKEILKIRCQEEDCEISDDALIILTRIASETSLRYAIQLITTASLVSRRRKSTEVSTEDIKRVYYLFLDEHRSTQFLKDYQDEYLYDQGANGQVTETPEMEVCQ; encoded by the exons ATGGCA GGAATAAGTAATGCTCAAGTACATGAAGTGCGGGAAATAACACGCATCGAGCGGATTGGTGCTCATTCCCACATTAGAGGACTAGGATTGGATGACAGTCTAGAGCCACGCAAG ATTTCTCAGGGTATGGTAGGACAGTTACAAGCTCGAAGAGCAGCTGGAGTAGTTCTAGGTATTATTCGAGAGGGGAAAATTGCTGGGCGTGCAGTGCTTCTAGCTGGTCAGCCAGGAACTG GGAAAACTGCTATTGCCATGGGAATGTCTCAAGCACTGGGAACTGAGGCTCCTTTTGTGTGTATGGCTGGATCAGAAATTTACAGTTTAGAAATGAGCAAAACTGAGGCACTAACGCAAGCCATCAGGAAGTCAATTGGTGTGAGAATAAA agaggaaactgAAATAATTGAAGGTGAAGTAGTCGAGGTACAAGTTGACAGACCAGCCACTGGAGTTGGAGTAAAAATTGGAAAGTTAACTCTGAAAACTACTGAAATGGAGACTATCTATGATCTGGGAAACAAAATGATTGAATCTTTAATGAAGGAAAAG GTACAAGCTGGCGATGTTATTACAATTGACAAAGCCACTGGTAAAATCAGCCGTCTTGGTCGTTCCTTCACCAGAGCACGCGATTATGATGCAACAGGTCCTCAGACTAG ATTTGTGCAGTGTCCAGAAGGAGAACTCcagaaaagaaaagaggttGTTCACACTGTGTCTCTTCATGAAATTGATGTCATCAACTCTCGAACTCATGGATTTTTAGCCCTGTTTTCTG GTGACACTGGTGAGATCAAATCTGAAGTCAGGGACCAAATAAATGCTAAAGTCAGTGAGTGGCGGGAAGAAGGCAAAGCCGAAATTGTACCTGGTGTTCTTTTTATCGATGAG GTTCATATGCTTGACATTGAATGCTTCTCTTTCCTAAATCGAGCTCTTGAAGATGAGATGGCCCCTGTTGTCATAACGGCCACCAATCGTGGCATAACAAGGATAAGGGGCACCAGTTACTCCTCTCCGCACGGAATACCTCTTGATCTCTTGGATCGAATGATCATCATTCCAACTATACCGTACACGGAACAAGAATTGAAGGAAATCCTAAAAATTAG gTGTCAAGAAGAAGATTGTGAAATTTCTGACGATGCTTTGATCATTTTAACAAGAATAGCCTCTGAAACATCGTTACGATATGCAATTCAGTTAATTACAACAGCCAGTTTGGTCAGCAGGCGGCGCAAGTCTACTGAG gtATCAACTGAAGATATTAAACGTGTATATTACCTATTCCTAGATGAGCATAGGTCAACTCAGTTTTTGAAGGATTACCAGGATGAATATTTGTATGATCAAGGCGCAAATGGTCAAGTCACAG AAACACCAGAAATGGAAGTGTGTCAATAA
- the Dpit47 gene encoding tetratricopeptide repeat protein 4 produces the protein MSQSLPQEKKEYTEEERLELAKKLDDDLDAFLASRPRKPYTEGWTEENWQEEFDKHPFFMSKPPENPTEISPLVEGIQQLKYDESENSPEELAATYKKEGDFFFKCKKYKKAIINYSQGLHYKCNDQELNATLLNNRSAAHFFIENFRSSYNDCKAALKLKPDYVKAITRCAKCCRRMSLFEECIEYCDKALKFSPNDPDLKSLHKEALIELKKMERDKRKEEVLRKRKEAAEKKLIAAINERNIKIYPETKGLTSMSQLEPCFPEVVQKTVHFENDRLVWPVIFLYPEYGTTDFIQEFHEDSRFEDHIAEMFQTAPEWDTNGQYTPDKIRIYFEDFDHNAHRVSPESTLNQAISHPKYRVDGGVPAFIIVVDGSLTEKRLLSK, from the exons ATGAGTCAGTCTTTGCCACAGGAGAAAAAGGAATATACTGAAGAAGAAAGACTAGAATTAGCAAAGAAATTGGATGATGACTTGGATGCGTTTCTCGCGTCTCGCCCTAGAAAACCCTATACCGAAGGATGGACAGAGGAGAATTGGCAAGAG GAATTTGACAAGCACCCGTTTTTTATGTCAAAACCACCTGAAAATCCAACAGAAATATCACCTCTTGTTGAAGGAATTCAACAACTAAAGTATGATGAATCAGAAAACAGCCCTGAAG aacTTGCCGCAACATACAAAAAAGAAGGTGATTTCTTTTTTAAGtgcaaaaagtataaaaaagcCATAATTAACTACAGTCAAGGACTACACTACAAATGCAATGATCAAGAACTGAATGCAACTTTACTCAACAATAGATCTGCTGCCCacttttttatcgaaaatttcag GTCAAGTTATAATGATTGTAAAGCAGCTTTAAAACTGAAACCTGATTATGTCAAAGCCATTACTCGCTGTGCCAAGTGCTGTCGGCGCATGTCTCTCTTTGAAGAATGTATAGAATATTGTGATAAAGCTCTGAAATTCTCTCCAAATGATCCTGACTTGAaatccctccataaggaagcgCTAATCGAGCTG aaaaaaatggagaggGACAAACGCAAAGAAGAAGTACTTAGAAAACGCAAAGAAGCAGCAGAGAAGAAATTAATCGCAGCAATAAATGAgagaaatataaaaatatatccTGAAA CCAAGGGTCTTACGTCAATGAGCCAGCTGGAACCTTGTTTCCCAGAGGTTGTCCAGAAGACTGTTCATTTTGAAAACGATCGGCTCGTATGGCCTGTCATTTTCCTTTACCCCGAATATGGAACTACAGACTTTATTCAAGAGTTTCATGAAGACTCCAG GTTTGAAGACCATATTGCAGAAATGTTTCAAACTGCTCCAGAATGGGATACCAATGGCCAATACACACCTGATAAGATACGCATTTATTTTGAGGACTTTGATCACAATGCTCACCGTGTCTCACCTGAAAGCACTTTGAATCAAGCCATAAGTCATCCAAA GTATCGTGTGGACGGAGGAGTACCCGCTTTTATCATTGTTGTCGACGGCAGCCTAACTGAAAAACGGCTTCTAAGCAAGTGA
- the LOC109042171 gene encoding regulation of nuclear pre-mRNA domain-containing protein 1B: MAGFSESVLSKKLDDLNASQQSIQTLSLWLIHHRKHHVSIVKTWIKEIQKADESRCLTLMYLANDVIQNSKKKGPEYGKEFGGVLKNAFEMMGQKKCSEKTMKSITRILNIWEERGVYDKRQIAEFKNALEPPEKETPQPRKKMRKSETSDDKKNSKSGRDWAKAEKEIEVEGMKELHVTLSPRTPPGDPPEPEDLIKALIDLENSASSDAVVREKIASLPPEVSEVNLLAKIEDKLAAERLAVQVNEAVTLLTDYNTRLVNEMEERKKVASLLRDFIVAQRELLEQAEHRLEEYRDKLQKVCLVRQEIKSHLQNLPDLTALPDVTGGLAPLPSAGDLFKIH; encoded by the exons ATGGCAGGATTCTCCGAGAGTGTTCTATCTAAGAAACTGGACGATCTCAATGCATCACAGCAGAGTATACAAACTTTATCACTGTGGTTGATCCACCACCGAAAACATCACGTGAGCATAGTGAAAACTTGGATCAAAGAGATTCAAAAAG cggaTGAAAGTAGGTGTTTAACTTTGATGTACCTTGCCAATGATGTAATACAGAACAGCAAGAAAAAAGGCCCTGAATATGGTAAGGAGTTCGGGggtgttttaaaaaatgcctttgAAATGATGGGGCAAAAGAAATGCAGTGAAAAGACAATGAAGAGTATCACGaggattttaaatatttggGAAGAAAGAGGAGTCTATGACAAGAGACAAATAGCGGAATTCAAGAATGCTCTCG AACCACCTGAGAAAGAAACACCACAACCAAGGAAAAAAATGCGTAAATCGGAAACTAGTGATGACAAAAAGAATAGTAAAAGCGGGAGAGACTGGGCGAAGGCTGAAAAAGAAATTGAGGTCGAAGGAATGAAAGAACTACATGTAACTTTGTCCCCTAGAACACCGCCTGGAGATCCTCCTGAGCCAGAAGATCTGATAAAAGCATTAATA GATTTAGAAAATTCTGCCTCCAGTGATGCAGTTGTTAGAGAAAAAATTGCTAGTTTGCCCCCCGAGGTCTCGGAAGTAAATCTTTTGGCTAAAATTGAAG ACAAATTAGCCGCCGAAAGACTTGCAGTGCAGGTTAATGAGGCTGTAACCTTATTAACCGACTACAACACCCGACTGGTAAATGAAATGGAAGAGCGGAAAAAAGTGGCATCTCTTCTCCGGGACTTTATTGTTGCTCAACGCGAACTGTTGGAACAAGCAGAGCACCGATTAgag gagtATCGGGATAAATTGCAGAAAGTGTGTTTAGTGCGGCAAGAAATCAAATCTCACCTACAGAACCTTCCAGACCTAACAGCTTTGCCTGATGTCACCGGAGGGTTAGCGCCACTGCCATCTGCTGGGGATCTTTTCAAAATCCACTAA
- the LOC109042169 gene encoding glucose-fructose oxidoreductase domain-containing protein 2 yields the protein MLPGIGIFGTGNIVKVVVPFLREKGFKIEALWGRTVESAKEVAKELNIPFYTNKIDDVLLRKDVDLIFIVCSPNLHSQISVKALGIGKHVLCDKPGGLCQNDVLKMVKASQYYPSLISIVNHSLRFLPAFSQMKKYILDGFIGNSNEITVCDIRVQMGSLLHDKYDWLCDDKMGGGILTLVGSHVIDLVSHLISQRAARVHSVVRTFTKVTNQINGHRHITSPDFCVFQMEMDNGALVTVTLNNHLPGMFNQEVLVCGKLGHLAVRGGDLYAYKNTAQKEEVIYLDVEDMKHKYEQLNPVATNVIPKPYMKGLFKMIGALKEAFLPVEDKRGWIKEPVELAASFEDELYVQAVIDALRKSSMNREWVKVSILKEESDPNSMLSAAVRCSGISL from the coding sequence ATGTTGCCCGGAATTGGAATCTTTGGAACGGGAAACATCGTCAAAGTTGTTGTTCCTTTCCTCCGAGAGAAAGGGTTCAAAATCGAAGCACTGTGGGGACGGACTGTTGAGTCTGCGAAAGAAGTCGCCAAGGAGTTAAATATTCCATTTTACACTAACAAAATTGATGATGTTCTTCTCCGCAAGGATgtcgatttaatttttatagTTTGCTCACCAAATCTTCATTCACAAATTTCTGTGAAAGCACTAGGAATCGGCAAGCATGTTCTCTGTGATAAGCCAGGAGGCCTGTGTCAAAATGATGTTCTGAAAATGGTCAAAGCCTCGCAGTATTATCCCTCTCTTATATCAATAGTGAACCATAGTCTCAGATTTTTGCCGGCCTTTTCTCAGATGAAAAAGTATATTTTAGATGGCTTCATTGGAAATTCAAACGAGATAACAGTATGTGACATCCGAGTTCAAATGGGTAGTCTTCTTCACGACAAATACGACTGGCTTTGTGATGACAAAATGGGAGGTGGAATCCTAACACTTGTAGGCAGTCATGTTATTGATCTAGTTTCCCATTTAATATCCCAAAGAGCCGCTAGAGTTCACAGTGTGGTACGAACATTTACCAAAGTGACCAATCAAATAAACGGTCACAGACATATAACCAGTCCTGACTTTTGTGTTTTCCAAATGGAGATGGATAATGGTGCACTCGTAACAGTGACGCTCAACAACCATCTTCCAGGAATGTTCAATCAGGAAGTTCTAGTTTGTGGAAAATTGGGGCACTTAGCGGTTCGAGGTGGTGACTTGTATGCATACAAAAATACTGCCCAAAAGGAGGAGGTCATTTACCTTGACGTTGAGGATATGAAGCACAAATATGAACAGTTAAATCCGGTTGCTACAAATGTCATTCCAAAACCATATATGAAAGGCTTATTCAAAATGATAGGTGCCCTGAAAGAAGCATTTTTGCCTGTTGAAGACAAAAGAGGATGGATTAAAGAACCTGTTGAGCTCGCCGCATCTTTTGAAGATGAACTTTATGTCCAAGCTGTGATAGATGCCCTCCGAAAGTCTAGCATGAATCGAGAATGGGTCAAAGTATCGATATTAAAAGAGGAATCTGATCCCAATTCTATGTTGAGTGCGGCTGTGAGATGCAGTGGTATCTCTCTGTGA
- the LOC109042114 gene encoding BRISC complex subunit Abraxas 2 — MEFKLSASNAALSGLLYDCCNSESDQIGFLIGKTAVTMEVVINDSQEPSSKKVVSTDILSTLPVSVFSFYNAAGTIIEDQLRHLIGHLPEQIVGWYVYRRNSVNSLSLRDSLIDRQLRKMIADRDGKFFIVCVVSEQKDNNSTIEIEYTFYGRNRTGYVPIKVFVDNLAESGIDFKKSSSVVERLDLFRKIDLDKAFKDDMPKFIEHYQEEVGSIFQHLSVELCQSEEEIIKLKSRLKKLQPESESDCQLQQFNHSVTNASGNSHTNHYPMNSGEPCQPVKKQGESNAMQMETEKEPSQNFSQEY, encoded by the coding sequence ATGGAATTTAAGCTATCAGCATCCAACGCAGCCCTCTCTGGGCTACTTTACGATTGTTGCAACAGCGAATCAGACCAAATTGGTTTTTTAATCGGCAAAACAGCTGTCACCATGGAAGTTGTCATTAATGACTCACAAGAGCCATCTTCCAAGAAAGTAGTCTCTACAGACATTCTATCAACTTTACCTGTTTCAGTGTTTTCGTTTTACAATGCAGCAGGAACTATCATTGAAGATCAGTTGCGGCATCTAATTGGGCATTTACCGGAACAAATTGTTGGTTGGTACGTTTACAGAAGGAATTCAGTAAACTCCTTAAGTTTACGAGATTCCTTGATCGATCGTCAGCTACGAAAAATGATTGCAGATCGCGATGGAAAATTCTTCATTGTATGTGTTGTTTCAGAACAGAAAGATAACAATAGTACCATTGAAATTGAGTATACATTTTATGGACGGAACAGGACTGGCTATGTCCCtatcaaagtttttgttgataATTTAGCTGAAAGTGGTATTGACTTTAAAAAGTCTTCATCGGTCGTTGAAAGATTGGACTTGTTTCGTAAAATCGATCTTGATAAGGCCTTCAAAGATGATATGCCTAAATTTATCGAACATTATCAAGAGGAAGTAGGCTCCATATTTCAGCACCTCTCTGTTGAACTTTGTCAGTCGGAAGAGGAAATAATTAAGCTGAAGAGtagattgaaaaaattgcagccTGAATCAGAGAGTGACTGCCAACTTCAGCAGTTCAATCACTCTGTCACCAATGCGTCAGGCAACAGTCACACAAATCATTACCCCATGAATAGTGGTGAACCATGCCAGCCAGTCAAAAAACAAGGTGAATCCAATGCGATGCAAATGGAAACGGAAAAAGAACCCTCACAAAATTTCAGCCAAGAATACTAA